A genome region from Clostridium sp. JN-9 includes the following:
- a CDS encoding DUF4363 family protein has protein sequence MRKFFVIFAPIVIIAISIIVALSGTFLKKPMKGWDNVPEHMETTTKAIMADDWALAEQSESKLETAWKAVIKRIQFSGERDEMHELTVSIFRLKASITSKDKSSALMELSEAKEHWDGLCK, from the coding sequence CTCCTATAGTTATAATAGCAATTTCCATAATAGTTGCCCTTAGCGGCACATTTCTTAAGAAACCTATGAAAGGGTGGGATAATGTTCCAGAGCATATGGAAACAACTACAAAGGCAATAATGGCAGATGACTGGGCGTTAGCGGAACAAAGTGAGAGTAAATTAGAAACAGCATGGAAGGCTGTTATTAAAAGAATTCAATTTAGCGGCGAAAGAGATGAAATGCACGAATTAACCGTAAGTATTTTTCGGCTTAAAGCTTCTATCACTTCTAAAGACAAATCTTCAGCTTTAATGGAATTAAGTGAAGCCAAGGAACATTGGGATGGATTATGTAAATAG
- a CDS encoding DUF1657 domain-containing protein codes for MTVGTQMEQAIAGIQSAAATMKTFALETDDKNAKQDFQQIAQNLDCALTTLKGRQKYIEQQEPQYKQH; via the coding sequence ATGACAGTAGGAACACAAATGGAGCAGGCTATTGCAGGTATACAAAGTGCTGCTGCAACAATGAAAACTTTTGCCCTGGAAACAGATGATAAAAACGCAAAACAGGATTTTCAGCAAATAGCTCAAAACCTGGATTGTGCTCTGACAACACTAAAAGGAAGACAGAAATATATTGAACAGCAGGAACCTCAATATAAACAGCATTAA
- the spoVAD gene encoding stage V sporulation protein AD, which translates to MLKGHQTWIFNSKPVIIASAAVGGPFEAKGPLADDFDVLHGDTWLAQESFEKAEKKMIEQACEIAINKSNMKKEDIQFFISGDLMNQIISSSFAARTLGIPYLGIYGACSSSMEGLALASQLVDSKSAEYVIAAASSHNMAAEKLYRYPTEYGGQKPPTSQWTVTGAGAGLIAQKGTGPRVVSATIGRVIDMGLTDPFNMGAAMAPAAVDTIEAHFRDLGIEPSYYDVIATGDLGSVGHKIASELLKKHGLIIPSEIFTDCGLLIYNKNQPVMAGGSGCACSASVTYGHFLKRMLRGEIKRILIVATGALLSPLSYQQKESIPCVAHAVSIEI; encoded by the coding sequence ATGCTTAAAGGTCATCAAACCTGGATTTTTAATTCAAAACCAGTAATTATAGCTTCAGCTGCAGTAGGAGGGCCATTCGAGGCAAAAGGACCTCTGGCTGATGATTTCGATGTTCTTCATGGAGATACATGGCTTGCGCAGGAAAGCTTTGAAAAGGCAGAAAAAAAGATGATAGAACAAGCCTGTGAAATAGCAATTAACAAATCAAATATGAAAAAAGAGGATATTCAGTTTTTTATAAGCGGCGACTTAATGAATCAGATTATATCCAGCAGTTTTGCCGCTCGTACTCTTGGCATACCTTATTTAGGTATATATGGTGCCTGTTCAAGTTCAATGGAGGGTCTTGCACTAGCTTCTCAGCTAGTGGACAGTAAAAGTGCAGAATACGTAATAGCTGCAGCATCCAGCCACAATATGGCTGCAGAAAAACTATACAGATATCCTACAGAATATGGCGGTCAAAAGCCTCCCACATCTCAGTGGACAGTTACAGGAGCAGGGGCAGGTTTAATAGCTCAAAAAGGTACGGGTCCAAGGGTTGTTTCAGCAACTATTGGCAGAGTAATAGACATGGGGCTTACGGATCCTTTTAATATGGGAGCAGCAATGGCACCTGCAGCAGTAGATACTATAGAAGCCCATTTTAGGGACTTAGGTATAGAACCTTCTTATTATGATGTTATAGCTACTGGAGATTTAGGCAGTGTTGGTCATAAAATTGCCAGTGAACTTTTAAAAAAACATGGGCTTATAATTCCAAGTGAAATATTTACAGACTGCGGACTATTGATATATAACAAAAATCAGCCTGTAATGGCTGGGGGCAGCGGATGCGCCTGTTCAGCCTCAGTTACTTATGGACATTTCCTTAAACGTATGCTCAGGGGAGAGATAAAGAGAATATTAATTGTTGCAACTGGTGCATTATTATCACCTTTATCCTACCAGCAGAAAGAAAGCATACCTTGCGTTGCACATGCTGTATCAATAGAAATATAA
- the spoVAC gene encoding stage V sporulation protein AC, with protein sequence MSNKKKKKLTPTQQEYQDFAKEAEPKRPVFKNCIRAFLVGGFICTIGQLLQWFFIKYFGFTEKTAGDPATAVLIIISVLLTALGVFDHIAQWAGAGTAIPVTGFANTMASAAIEHKTEGYVLGVGGNMFKLSGPVITYGVFSAFVVALVKITIKWLGGM encoded by the coding sequence ATGTCAAATAAAAAGAAGAAAAAACTTACTCCCACTCAGCAGGAATATCAGGATTTTGCTAAGGAAGCTGAACCTAAAAGGCCCGTTTTTAAAAATTGTATAAGAGCCTTTTTAGTTGGAGGTTTTATATGCACAATTGGTCAGTTGCTGCAGTGGTTTTTCATAAAATATTTCGGATTTACAGAGAAAACTGCAGGAGATCCTGCTACAGCAGTATTAATTATAATTTCAGTTTTACTTACTGCTTTAGGTGTCTTTGATCATATTGCACAATGGGCAGGAGCAGGTACAGCTATTCCTGTTACAGGATTTGCCAATACTATGGCATCTGCTGCAATTGAGCATAAAACTGAGGGATATGTACTGGGAGTCGGAGGAAATATGTTTAAACTTTCCGGTCCTGTAATTACTTATGGAGTTTTTTCAGCGTTCGTTGTTGCATTAGTAAAAATAACTATTAAGTGGTTAGGTGGTATGTAA
- a CDS encoding DUF421 domain-containing protein — protein MQSWIIVLLRTIILFFITLTIIRLMGKGSVSRATPFKFVSYIVISIIISLFILGFITNMVFCSIALGTWIILNFILDYLSLKSKWFHDLINGKETVLIKDGKVMEEHLKEVRFTGEELLRELRSRNTFNLADVEFAVMENTGEINVLLKSDKKPVTPHDLQRKVAPLSEPQAVILDGKILDEPLSARGLNRQWLNSELSKSGVSIDNVFIAQIDSSGDLFIDLFDDSIQVNKPQVKELLYAGISKCQADLLTFSLESGDPKIKNMYSVNAKKLKKIMDKLEPYLLR, from the coding sequence ATGCAAAGTTGGATTATAGTACTGTTAAGAACCATAATTTTATTTTTTATAACTCTGACAATAATAAGGCTTATGGGCAAAGGAAGTGTTTCCAGGGCAACCCCTTTTAAATTTGTAAGTTATATTGTAATTTCAATTATTATCTCTTTATTTATATTAGGTTTCATAACAAATATGGTTTTTTGCTCCATTGCTTTAGGAACCTGGATTATATTAAATTTTATTTTAGATTATCTATCGCTAAAGAGCAAGTGGTTTCATGACTTAATCAATGGAAAAGAAACAGTATTAATTAAAGACGGGAAGGTTATGGAAGAGCATTTAAAAGAAGTAAGATTCACTGGGGAGGAGCTTTTAAGGGAATTGAGATCAAGAAATACTTTCAATCTGGCAGATGTGGAGTTTGCTGTAATGGAAAATACCGGTGAGATAAATGTTTTATTAAAGTCGGACAAAAAGCCTGTTACACCTCATGACTTACAAAGGAAGGTTGCCCCCTTATCTGAGCCCCAGGCAGTAATATTAGACGGCAAAATTCTCGATGAACCTCTGTCAGCCAGAGGATTAAATAGACAGTGGCTGAATTCCGAGCTTTCAAAATCCGGAGTAAGTATTGATAATGTTTTTATTGCTCAGATAGACTCTTCCGGTGATTTATTTATTGACCTGTTTGACGATTCAATACAAGTTAATAAACCCCAGGTAAAAGAGCTGCTGTATGCAGGTATTTCAAAATGCCAGGCTGATCTTCTCACTTTTTCACTGGAAAGTGGAGATCCTAAAATAAAAAATATGTATTCTGTGAATGCAAAGAAACTAAAAAAAATTATGGATAAATTAGAACCATATTTATTACGCTAA
- a CDS encoding DUF1657 domain-containing protein has product MTIGSKVKQTLAELKGIESTLRLYSLQSKNEEDRIVYKKSLETAESVIKDLEYRIKIMEFEEPQYKGN; this is encoded by the coding sequence ATGACAATTGGCTCTAAAGTAAAGCAGACATTGGCAGAATTAAAAGGTATAGAAAGCACATTAAGGCTATATTCTCTGCAAAGCAAAAACGAAGAAGATAGAATAGTATATAAAAAATCTCTGGAAACTGCCGAGTCAGTTATTAAGGATTTAGAATACAGGATAAAAATAATGGAGTTTGAAGAACCCCAGTATAAGGGTAACTAA
- the spoVAE gene encoding stage V sporulation protein AE, translated as MGKLLWAFIIGGGICVLGQLMMDIFKLTPAHTTCTFVVIGAILGGFGLYEPLIKFAGAGASVPISSFGNSLVKGALLEAEQVGVIGILTGIFKITSAGISSAIIFAFIAALIFKPKG; from the coding sequence ATGGGAAAGTTACTATGGGCATTCATTATTGGAGGCGGGATATGCGTTCTGGGACAATTAATGATGGATATATTTAAACTTACGCCTGCACACACTACATGTACTTTTGTAGTAATAGGAGCAATTCTGGGTGGCTTTGGATTATATGAACCTCTTATTAAGTTTGCAGGTGCAGGGGCCTCAGTACCTATAAGCAGCTTTGGAAATTCTCTTGTTAAGGGCGCATTACTAGAGGCAGAGCAGGTTGGTGTAATAGGAATTCTCACAGGAATATTCAAAATAACCAGTGCTGGAATTTCATCTGCTATAATCTTTGCATTTATTGCAGCATTGATATTTAAACCTAAAGGTTAA
- a CDS encoding sensor histidine kinase encodes MSKKFISSFILFIVIPFFIIIIIINRLYEGVLVSHYNEKTEQIMVQLSNDIEIELRRINLYTAKVSNEQELLPLVNSWYHEKDSVKKLETSEKIEAKLDYLFAYQGEINSIVFFSKNGEVFKYKDPLYKNDSDVKNSSLYKECISNNGKVLSINNFNSSSDVNAGRIDFLVGVSPEYNWYNSDTEFIYFEIKTDVLNSIYSRFTNDTVGKMIIADSKGNIVISPDKSMLGKNISEVEYLNKINNKNNDYDSYKYRYKKDIKYISKYTSGKSAWTVINIIDYNALTKDTSNITKALLMIFVIFNILFILYSKMLSKDIIKPIKELVKKMKGVKDEKLEEITIIDSNLDEINELGRSYNKMINDIKNLMAERDLKERERSREEIKMLQAQINPHFIYNTLNVIKLMAMISKAENIRKVTDLFMKLLQATFRSSSTFVTVKEELEYLDNYADIMKVRFGDNFNMVINVEDNVKDLYIIKLILQPLVENAIIHGINDIDREKYITISGFLKDKNLIFQVEDNGVGMTEDEMKNVLNNTKISKTSFNHIGLNNVESRVKLNCGQDYGLKIESEKNKFTRVTLIHPILTEKER; translated from the coding sequence ATGTCGAAAAAATTTATCAGCAGTTTTATTCTATTTATTGTAATACCCTTCTTTATCATTATTATCATTATTAACAGATTATATGAAGGAGTCCTGGTTTCACATTACAATGAAAAAACTGAACAGATTATGGTGCAATTATCTAATGATATTGAAATTGAGCTTAGACGAATTAATCTTTATACTGCAAAGGTTTCCAATGAACAGGAATTATTACCACTTGTAAATAGCTGGTACCATGAAAAGGATTCAGTTAAAAAGCTTGAAACTTCTGAAAAGATTGAAGCAAAACTTGATTATTTATTTGCCTACCAGGGAGAAATAAATTCAATAGTGTTTTTTTCAAAAAACGGTGAAGTATTTAAATATAAGGATCCTCTTTATAAAAATGATTCTGATGTAAAAAATAGTTCTTTGTATAAGGAATGTATAAGCAATAATGGAAAAGTATTAAGTATAAATAATTTTAACAGCTCTAGTGATGTAAATGCCGGCAGGATAGATTTTTTAGTTGGGGTTAGCCCGGAATATAATTGGTACAATTCAGATACGGAGTTTATATATTTCGAAATTAAAACAGATGTGCTGAATTCAATTTATTCAAGATTTACAAATGATACTGTAGGGAAAATGATAATAGCTGATTCTAAAGGTAATATTGTAATATCACCAGATAAAAGCATGCTTGGAAAAAATATTTCAGAAGTAGAGTATCTTAATAAAATTAACAATAAGAATAATGATTACGATTCTTATAAATACAGGTATAAAAAAGATATTAAGTATATATCAAAATATACTTCGGGGAAGTCAGCATGGACTGTAATTAATATTATTGATTATAATGCTCTCACAAAGGATACGTCAAATATTACAAAAGCACTGCTTATGATATTTGTAATATTTAATATTTTATTTATTTTGTACTCTAAAATGCTATCTAAAGATATTATTAAACCAATAAAAGAACTTGTGAAAAAAATGAAAGGTGTTAAGGATGAAAAACTTGAAGAGATTACAATTATAGATAGCAATCTGGATGAAATTAATGAACTGGGAAGAAGCTATAATAAGATGATTAATGATATTAAGAATCTTATGGCAGAGAGAGATTTGAAGGAAAGAGAGCGCTCCAGAGAAGAAATTAAGATGCTTCAGGCTCAGATTAATCCTCATTTTATTTATAATACATTAAATGTAATTAAATTAATGGCCATGATATCAAAGGCGGAAAACATCAGGAAGGTAACAGATTTATTCATGAAACTACTTCAGGCAACCTTTAGAAGTTCATCAACATTTGTTACAGTAAAAGAGGAACTGGAGTATCTTGATAATTATGCAGATATAATGAAGGTGAGATTTGGAGATAATTTCAATATGGTTATTAATGTAGAAGATAATGTGAAAGATTTATATATTATCAAATTAATTTTACAACCCTTAGTTGAAAATGCAATTATTCATGGAATCAATGATATAGATAGAGAAAAATATATTACAATTTCAGGCTTTCTAAAGGATAAAAATTTAATTTTTCAAGTTGAAGATAATGGGGTTGGAATGACAGAAGACGAGATGAAAAATGTTTTGAATAATACAAAAATAAGCAAGACAAGCTTTAATCATATAGGATTAAATAATGTTGAGAGCAGGGTTAAACTTAATTGTGGACAAGATTATGGATTAAAAATTGAAAGTGAGAAAAATAAGTTTACAAGAGTAACACTTATACATCCTATACTAACAGAGAAGGAGCGATAA
- a CDS encoding response regulator: MYKMLLVEDEPIVRLALKSLVDWNNYGFDEVLESSNGKKALEIMKSRGDIDIVITDINMPVMNGIELIEEGKKLGGDTEFLVLSAYDDYSLVRSAFKLGINDYILKTEMEPDKIVKMVMTALEKKKGSSNNKSTIDKNELIRKFIAGDLNREELNSSILKLKGDYYICCSILIDNFKIIKKRYEDNDLRELISSVVNAVYQVLETVNTGEVIPLSSEEYGIILAFESSMENHIEDKLAEILSKIRIALLNFLNIEETIGISEVNKDISKIKILLDDARRNARLRFIYGKGKDIYPKDEERVDNIKKNKNNNITQQIVIEMVKENGILEALDSLDEEKCIDEMKRIFKLKELSFTGDIESFYIYYLEIVLMIVQYVIKDEENNCEGIIGEDIDFYSEIRKFDTTAEIEEWMMNFLKTLISSLKKMNTIESEAIKQAKDFIQKNYDSKVTLDMVSREAGFSKTYFSRIFTEQTGDNFTTYLTNVRIEKAKELLTKTEMKIYEVCEHTGYPNIEHFSRTFKKIVGVSPIQYKNNYMRR; this comes from the coding sequence ATGTACAAAATGCTTTTGGTTGAGGATGAACCTATTGTAAGGCTTGCACTAAAGTCTTTAGTGGATTGGAATAATTATGGTTTCGATGAAGTTTTAGAATCTTCTAATGGTAAAAAGGCTTTAGAAATAATGAAATCCAGGGGAGATATTGATATTGTAATTACCGATATTAATATGCCTGTTATGAATGGTATTGAACTTATTGAAGAAGGCAAAAAGCTTGGAGGTGACACTGAATTTCTAGTGTTAAGTGCCTATGATGACTACTCACTTGTAAGAAGTGCTTTTAAACTTGGTATAAATGATTATATTTTAAAAACAGAAATGGAGCCGGACAAAATTGTTAAAATGGTTATGACAGCTTTAGAGAAGAAAAAAGGAAGCAGTAATAATAAGAGCACTATTGATAAAAATGAGCTTATCAGAAAATTCATTGCTGGAGATTTAAACAGGGAGGAGCTTAATTCCAGCATACTAAAACTAAAAGGAGATTATTATATTTGCTGCTCCATTCTAATAGATAACTTTAAAATTATTAAAAAAAGATATGAGGATAATGACCTAAGGGAACTCATAAGCTCTGTAGTAAATGCAGTTTATCAGGTTCTTGAAACTGTAAATACAGGGGAGGTTATACCATTATCTTCAGAAGAATATGGTATCATTTTAGCCTTTGAATCTTCAATGGAAAACCATATAGAAGATAAACTGGCAGAAATTCTAAGTAAGATCAGGATTGCTCTTTTAAATTTCTTAAACATTGAAGAAACAATTGGCATAAGTGAGGTAAATAAGGATATATCAAAGATAAAGATTCTTCTTGATGACGCACGAAGAAATGCCCGTCTTAGATTCATCTATGGAAAAGGAAAGGATATTTATCCTAAGGATGAAGAACGGGTTGATAATATAAAGAAAAACAAGAATAATAATATAACACAGCAGATAGTTATTGAGATGGTTAAAGAAAATGGAATACTTGAGGCTTTGGATAGTTTAGATGAAGAAAAATGCATAGATGAAATGAAAAGAATTTTTAAATTGAAAGAGCTGTCATTTACAGGAGACATTGAAAGCTTTTATATATATTATTTGGAAATAGTACTAATGATTGTTCAGTATGTAATTAAGGATGAGGAAAATAATTGTGAGGGTATTATTGGGGAAGATATAGATTTTTACAGCGAAATAAGAAAATTTGATACTACAGCTGAAATAGAAGAGTGGATGATGAATTTTCTGAAAACCCTAATTTCTTCATTAAAGAAAATGAATACAATAGAAAGTGAAGCAATTAAGCAGGCAAAGGATTTTATTCAAAAAAACTATGATTCCAAAGTTACCCTGGATATGGTAAGCAGAGAGGCAGGCTTTAGCAAGACATATTTCAGCAGGATATTTACAGAACAAACAGGAGATAACTTTACTACTTATTTAACTAATGTAAGAATAGAAAAAGCTAAAGAACTTTTGACTAAGACTGAAATGAAAATATATGAAGTCTGCGAGCATACAGGATATCCTAACATAGAGCATTTCAGCAGAACATTCAAAAAAATTGTAGGAGTAAGTCCTATACAGTATAAAAATAACTACATGAGAAGGTGA
- a CDS encoding DUF624 domain-containing protein produces the protein MKGLFSFDGPLYGFCILIYETFMLNLLWILGSLPILTTGVSTSALYYVYGKKVGGKSYNIYKDFVKGYKESFKQAFPVGAVITVVLSFSIFNLYKLNKMGSAYNSLKMLQLFIILQILIISVFLFPLIARFNMGLYDLIKNSVILAYKNIIVSLSSIVILTALSAFTMYKLSFALFAMSIYVYVSSYFIKKVFKKYVI, from the coding sequence GTGAAAGGATTATTTAGCTTTGATGGTCCTTTGTATGGGTTCTGCATATTGATATATGAAACCTTTATGCTGAATTTATTATGGATTTTAGGAAGTCTGCCAATACTTACAACAGGAGTTTCCACATCTGCATTATATTATGTTTATGGTAAAAAGGTGGGGGGAAAAAGCTATAACATATATAAGGATTTTGTTAAAGGATATAAGGAAAGCTTTAAGCAGGCTTTCCCTGTTGGAGCAGTTATAACTGTGGTTTTATCCTTTAGTATTTTTAATTTATATAAATTAAATAAAATGGGAAGTGCATATAACTCACTTAAAATGCTGCAATTATTTATTATACTGCAGATACTTATCATAAGTGTTTTCCTCTTTCCTCTAATAGCCAGATTTAATATGGGATTATATGATCTTATTAAGAATTCAGTTATTTTAGCTTACAAGAATATAATTGTAAGTTTAAGTTCCATAGTAATACTTACGGCTCTTAGTGCATTTACTATGTACAAGTTATCCTTTGCACTATTTGCCATGAGTATTTATGTTTATGTATCATCTTATTTTATTAAAAAGGTATTTAAAAAATATGTTATATAA
- a CDS encoding ABC transporter substrate-binding protein, which yields MKKSLLKKLSLVLTSTILFGTVAVGCSNSKSATADSGKKVTLKLALWGEGDYKYLTETNNLAEAYKKDHPNVTIQIEHIAPKEYDNTMKIRNTANQLPDVFPIRQAQLSLYGDVMVPLNDLKATQNNIYAKQTMIKGNVIGIPQAAFNEFVFYNKNIFKEYNLQVPKTWDEFLKVCQTIKDGKKYTPLLIGGKDGWPDYPFNEYMPMLEAGDGQYYNKMAAKDDPFTKGQPFYNAYEKIQKLYDAKVCGDDPLGYGWDQERAMFVAGKGAMMAAGSWYKDDYDQNGGKDDNLGAFLLPTRNTISDPFYTTAMTEFFWGIPKTSKNQKEAKEFLEWFFSSDYYAKFVGTLKQRPTVKGVNYDDKFFDEAFKGVDAKPITIFYDENFNKIMNAMKFDVKGIGQQQMAGKTSLDSIMNDLNAQWKKARGN from the coding sequence ATGAAAAAAAGTTTATTAAAAAAATTAAGCCTGGTTTTAACATCCACAATACTGTTCGGCACAGTTGCTGTAGGATGTTCAAATTCAAAAAGTGCTACAGCTGACAGTGGTAAAAAGGTGACACTGAAGCTTGCCCTTTGGGGAGAAGGAGACTATAAGTATTTAACTGAAACAAACAATTTGGCTGAAGCATATAAGAAAGATCATCCAAATGTAACTATCCAGATAGAACATATAGCTCCAAAGGAATATGACAATACAATGAAAATAAGAAATACAGCTAATCAGCTGCCAGATGTATTTCCTATCAGGCAGGCTCAGCTTTCTCTTTATGGAGATGTAATGGTGCCATTAAATGATTTAAAGGCAACCCAAAATAATATTTATGCTAAACAAACAATGATTAAAGGTAATGTTATTGGTATACCTCAGGCTGCTTTCAATGAATTCGTTTTCTATAACAAAAATATTTTTAAAGAATATAACTTACAAGTACCTAAGACCTGGGATGAATTTTTGAAGGTCTGCCAGACAATAAAAGATGGAAAGAAATATACGCCGCTATTAATAGGCGGAAAGGATGGATGGCCGGATTATCCATTTAATGAATATATGCCAATGCTTGAAGCCGGAGACGGACAATATTACAACAAGATGGCAGCTAAAGATGATCCTTTTACAAAAGGACAGCCATTCTACAATGCATATGAAAAAATACAAAAGCTATATGATGCTAAAGTATGCGGAGATGACCCTCTTGGATATGGATGGGATCAGGAAAGAGCAATGTTTGTAGCAGGAAAAGGTGCAATGATGGCAGCTGGTTCATGGTATAAAGATGATTATGATCAAAATGGTGGAAAAGACGATAATTTAGGAGCTTTCTTACTGCCAACAAGGAATACTATCAGCGATCCATTTTATACTACTGCAATGACTGAGTTCTTCTGGGGAATTCCTAAGACATCCAAAAATCAAAAGGAAGCAAAAGAATTCCTGGAATGGTTCTTTAGCAGTGATTACTATGCTAAATTTGTTGGTACATTAAAACAAAGACCTACAGTTAAGGGTGTTAACTATGATGACAAGTTCTTTGATGAGGCATTTAAAGGTGTTGATGCTAAGCCAATAACTATTTTCTATGATGAAAACTTTAACAAGATAATGAATGCCATGAAATTTGACGTTAAAGGAATAGGTCAGCAGCAGATGGCAGGAAAGACAAGCTTAGATTCAATTATGAATGATTTAAATGCACAATGGAAAAAAGCAAGAGGTAACTAA
- a CDS encoding sugar ABC transporter permease → MFKNSDVKMQKKIILVTFLFIPTILILMFMIYPLIKLIGLSFTNWDGLSPTYKYVGFKNFKKIIFDSPEVWAALKNNGVYFVGHILFIPIELFIAFLLDNRVRCCKMFKTITFLPYIINGVAVACMFSFLYSSQDGVLNSVLQFFNLGKIGWLSDPNIVNYSLTAVSLWRFSGIHIILFLAAFQSLPPDMTEAAVIDGANSFQQFYRIVLPNIKPVVEIVLFLNVRGALQVFDIPYVMTAGGPNHASETFTVQTINTAFQYADFGRACAMAVVLMIIIIIFSVIQQKLFNLKG, encoded by the coding sequence ATGTTTAAAAATAGCGATGTTAAAATGCAAAAAAAAATAATATTAGTAACCTTCTTATTTATACCAACTATTTTAATACTAATGTTTATGATATATCCACTTATAAAGTTAATAGGTTTAAGCTTTACAAATTGGGACGGATTAAGCCCCACATATAAATATGTAGGATTTAAAAACTTTAAAAAGATAATATTTGATTCTCCGGAAGTTTGGGCAGCTTTAAAAAATAATGGAGTGTATTTTGTTGGCCATATACTTTTTATACCAATAGAATTATTTATAGCATTTTTACTTGACAACAGAGTAAGATGCTGCAAGATGTTTAAAACAATTACTTTTTTACCTTATATAATAAATGGAGTAGCAGTGGCATGTATGTTTTCATTTCTATACAGCTCCCAGGATGGAGTATTGAACAGTGTGCTTCAATTTTTTAACTTAGGTAAAATTGGATGGCTCAGTGATCCAAATATCGTTAACTATTCTTTGACGGCAGTTTCACTGTGGAGATTTTCAGGTATTCATATAATATTGTTTTTAGCAGCCTTTCAGTCACTTCCTCCAGATATGACTGAGGCAGCTGTCATAGATGGTGCTAATAGCTTTCAGCAGTTTTACAGAATTGTACTGCCAAATATTAAGCCTGTAGTTGAAATAGTATTGTTTTTGAATGTAAGAGGTGCTCTTCAGGTATTTGATATTCCATATGTAATGACAGCTGGTGGACCAAATCATGCCAGTGAAACATTTACAGTGCAGACAATAAATACAGCATTTCAGTATGCGGACTTTGGGAGAGCCTGTGCAATGGCTGTTGTGTTAATGATAATAATTATAATTTTCTCTGTTATTCAACAGAAATTGTTTAACCTAAAGGGGTGA
- a CDS encoding carbohydrate ABC transporter permease: MEGNIVTNKKTIFKTARKKVNGWEVLKVLLFVFIAAIVILPMLITLFASFKTLPQIGAESALKPPSVLNLDNYKDVIKNNHVFTGLKNSTILVVVSVVLNSLLSTMVAYCLTRFNFKLKKVYLAVFLIGMVIPGTVTEISRFGIMVNLHVYDTLLAPILIYAGADLMQIYIYNQFLSQIPVSIDESAMMDGASYFTIYWKIIFPMVVPATATLGILKAVDVLNDMYIPFLYMPGANHKTLSTMLFACIQDPRTSSIPKLSAAAVIVMIPTLLIYFIFQKFIFSGIAAGAVKE, encoded by the coding sequence ATGGAAGGAAACATTGTAACCAATAAAAAAACTATATTTAAAACAGCTAGGAAAAAAGTCAATGGCTGGGAAGTATTAAAAGTATTATTGTTCGTATTCATTGCAGCAATAGTTATTTTACCAATGCTTATAACTTTATTTGCATCCTTTAAAACACTGCCTCAGATTGGAGCTGAATCAGCACTTAAGCCGCCATCTGTCCTTAATCTTGACAATTATAAAGATGTTATTAAGAACAATCATGTTTTTACAGGATTAAAAAACTCAACCATATTAGTGGTAGTATCAGTAGTTTTAAATTCCTTGCTAAGTACAATGGTAGCTTACTGTTTAACAAGATTTAATTTTAAGCTGAAAAAGGTATATCTTGCTGTTTTCTTAATAGGAATGGTAATTCCAGGTACAGTTACTGAAATATCAAGATTCGGAATTATGGTTAATCTTCATGTTTATGATACTCTTTTAGCACCAATACTCATTTATGCAGGGGCAGATTTAATGCAGATATATATTTATAATCAATTTTTATCACAGATTCCAGTTTCAATAGATGAAAGTGCTATGATGGATGGAGCATCATATTTCACAATATATTGGAAGATAATATTTCCTATGGTTGTACCAGCTACAGCTACACTGGGAATACTGAAGGCGGTAGATGTGTTAAATGATATGTATATTCCATTCCTATATATGCCAGGTGCAAACCATAAAACTCTAAGCACTATGCTTTTTGCCTGCATACAGGATCCAAGGACTTCCTCAATTCCAAAGCTTAGTGCGGCAGCAGTTATAGTTATGATTCCAACACTTCTGATATACTTTATATTTCAAAAGTTTATATTTAGCGGCATAGCAGCAGGTGCTGTAAAAGAATAG